The following coding sequences are from one Amphiprion ocellaris isolate individual 3 ecotype Okinawa chromosome 19, ASM2253959v1, whole genome shotgun sequence window:
- the fbxl20 gene encoding F-box/LRR-repeat protein 20 isoform X1, giving the protein MGKEVNGVSRSRFEMFTNSDEAVINKKLPKELLLRIFSFLDVVTLCRCAQVSRSWNVLALDGSNWQRIDLFDFQRDIEGRVVENISKRCGGFLRKLSLRGCQGVGDSALRTFSQNCRNIELLSLNGCTKITDSTCNSLSKFCPKLKHLDLASCTSITNLSLKALSEGCPLLEQLNISWCDQVTKDGIQALVRSCPGLKGLFLKGCTQLEDEALKHIGAHCPELVTLNLQTCSQITDDGLITICRGCHRLQSLCVSGCANITDAILHALGQNCPRLRILEVARCSQLTDVGFTTLARNCHELEKMDLEECVQITDGTLIQLSIHCPRLQVLSLSHCELITDDGIRHLGSGPCAHDRLEVIELDNCPLITDASLEHLKNCHSLDRIELYDCQQITRAGIKRLRTHLPNIKVHAYFAPVTPPPSVGGSRQRFCRCCVLL; this is encoded by the exons ATGGGGAAGGAGGTAAACGGCGTTTCACGGAGCCGGTTTGAG ATGTTCACGAACAGCGACGAGGCGGTCATCAACAAGAAGCTGCCCAAGGAGCTGTTGCTACG AATCTTCTCCTTTCTGGATGTGGTGACACTCTGTCGCTGTGCCCAGGTCTCACGG TCCTGGAATGTTCTGGCTTTGGACGGCAGCAACTGGCAGCGAATCGACCTCTTTGACTTTCAGAGGGACATCGAG GGTCGGGTGGTGGAGAACATTTCCAAGCGATGCGGGGGGTTCCTGAGGAAGCTGAGCCTACGGGGCTGCCAGGGCGTCGGTGACAGCGCCCTGAG GACTTTCTCACAGAACTGCAGGAACATCGAGCTGCTCAGTCTGAACGGCTGCACCAAGATCACTGACAG CACGTGTAACAGCCTCAGTAAGTTCTGTCCAAAGCTGAAGCACCTGGACCTCGCTTCATGTACCTCCATCACCAACCTGTCACTAAAAGCTCTAAG TGAGGGTTGTCCTTTGCTGGAGCAGCTGAACATCTCCTGGTGTGATCAGGTCACCAAGGACGGCATCCAGGCCCTGGTTCGCTCCTGCCCTGGACTCAAGGGCCTTTTCCTCAAGGGCTGCACACAG CTAGAAGACGAAGCTCTGAAGCATATCGGGGCTCACTGTCCAGAGCTGGTCACGCTCAACCTGCAGACATGTTCA CAGATCACAGACGACGGCCTCATCACCATTTGTCGAGGTTGCCACCGCCTgcagtctctgtgtgtgtcggGTTGTGCCAACATCACCGACGCCATCTTGCACGCTCTGGGACAGAACTGCCCTCGTCTCAG AATATTAGAAGTTGCTCGCTGCTCTCAGCTTACAGACGTGGGCTTCACTACATTAGCAAGG AATTGTCACGAGCTTGAAAAGATGGATTTAGAAGAATGTGTGCAG ATCACAGATGGAACGCTCATCCAGCTGTCGATCCACTGCCCTCGTTTGCAAGTCCTG AGTCTTTCCCACTGCGAGCTGATCACCGACGACGGCATCAGACACCTGGGCAGTGGACCGTGTGCTCACGACCGTCTGGAGGTGATCGAGCTGGACAACTGCCCCCTGATCACAGACGCCTCGCTGGAGCACCTGAAGAACTGCCACAGTCTGGATCGCATCGAGCTCTACGACTGCCAGCAGATCACCAGAGCCGGCATCAAGAGACTAAGG ACCCACCTGCCTAACATCAAAGTGCATGCGTACTTCGCTCCCGTCACTCCGCCGCCGTCCGTCGGTGGAAGCCGCCAGAGGTTTTGCCGCTGCTGTGTCCTGCTATGA
- the fbxl20 gene encoding F-box/LRR-repeat protein 20 isoform X2, with translation MFTNSDEAVINKKLPKELLLRIFSFLDVVTLCRCAQVSRSWNVLALDGSNWQRIDLFDFQRDIEGRVVENISKRCGGFLRKLSLRGCQGVGDSALRTFSQNCRNIELLSLNGCTKITDSTCNSLSKFCPKLKHLDLASCTSITNLSLKALSEGCPLLEQLNISWCDQVTKDGIQALVRSCPGLKGLFLKGCTQLEDEALKHIGAHCPELVTLNLQTCSQITDDGLITICRGCHRLQSLCVSGCANITDAILHALGQNCPRLRILEVARCSQLTDVGFTTLARNCHELEKMDLEECVQITDGTLIQLSIHCPRLQVLSLSHCELITDDGIRHLGSGPCAHDRLEVIELDNCPLITDASLEHLKNCHSLDRIELYDCQQITRAGIKRLRTHLPNIKVHAYFAPVTPPPSVGGSRQRFCRCCVLL, from the exons ATGTTCACGAACAGCGACGAGGCGGTCATCAACAAGAAGCTGCCCAAGGAGCTGTTGCTACG AATCTTCTCCTTTCTGGATGTGGTGACACTCTGTCGCTGTGCCCAGGTCTCACGG TCCTGGAATGTTCTGGCTTTGGACGGCAGCAACTGGCAGCGAATCGACCTCTTTGACTTTCAGAGGGACATCGAG GGTCGGGTGGTGGAGAACATTTCCAAGCGATGCGGGGGGTTCCTGAGGAAGCTGAGCCTACGGGGCTGCCAGGGCGTCGGTGACAGCGCCCTGAG GACTTTCTCACAGAACTGCAGGAACATCGAGCTGCTCAGTCTGAACGGCTGCACCAAGATCACTGACAG CACGTGTAACAGCCTCAGTAAGTTCTGTCCAAAGCTGAAGCACCTGGACCTCGCTTCATGTACCTCCATCACCAACCTGTCACTAAAAGCTCTAAG TGAGGGTTGTCCTTTGCTGGAGCAGCTGAACATCTCCTGGTGTGATCAGGTCACCAAGGACGGCATCCAGGCCCTGGTTCGCTCCTGCCCTGGACTCAAGGGCCTTTTCCTCAAGGGCTGCACACAG CTAGAAGACGAAGCTCTGAAGCATATCGGGGCTCACTGTCCAGAGCTGGTCACGCTCAACCTGCAGACATGTTCA CAGATCACAGACGACGGCCTCATCACCATTTGTCGAGGTTGCCACCGCCTgcagtctctgtgtgtgtcggGTTGTGCCAACATCACCGACGCCATCTTGCACGCTCTGGGACAGAACTGCCCTCGTCTCAG AATATTAGAAGTTGCTCGCTGCTCTCAGCTTACAGACGTGGGCTTCACTACATTAGCAAGG AATTGTCACGAGCTTGAAAAGATGGATTTAGAAGAATGTGTGCAG ATCACAGATGGAACGCTCATCCAGCTGTCGATCCACTGCCCTCGTTTGCAAGTCCTG AGTCTTTCCCACTGCGAGCTGATCACCGACGACGGCATCAGACACCTGGGCAGTGGACCGTGTGCTCACGACCGTCTGGAGGTGATCGAGCTGGACAACTGCCCCCTGATCACAGACGCCTCGCTGGAGCACCTGAAGAACTGCCACAGTCTGGATCGCATCGAGCTCTACGACTGCCAGCAGATCACCAGAGCCGGCATCAAGAGACTAAGG ACCCACCTGCCTAACATCAAAGTGCATGCGTACTTCGCTCCCGTCACTCCGCCGCCGTCCGTCGGTGGAAGCCGCCAGAGGTTTTGCCGCTGCTGTGTCCTGCTATGA